Proteins from a single region of Choloepus didactylus isolate mChoDid1 chromosome 10, mChoDid1.pri, whole genome shotgun sequence:
- the GAS1 gene encoding growth arrest-specific protein 1, whose amino-acid sequence MVAGLLGGGGGARGGTVPGAWLCLMALLQLLGSAPRGSGLAHGRRLICWQALLQCQGEPECSYAYNQYAEACAPVLAQHAGGDTPGAAAAAAAAFPASAAAFSSRWRCPSHCISALIQLNHTRRGPALEDCDCAQDENCKSTKRAIEPCLPRTSSGGAGGPGAGGVMGCTEARRRCDRDSRCNLALSRYLTYCGKLFNGLRCTDECRTVIKDMLAVPKAALLNDCVCDGLERPICESVKENMDRLCFGAELGNGPGSSGSDGGLDDYYDEDYDDEQRAGGAGGEQPLDDDDGVPHPPRPGGGAAAAGGRGDLPYGSGRSCGGGRSAPRGTWTLVASILLLLLGPLF is encoded by the coding sequence ATGGTGGCAGGGCTGctgggcggcggcggcggggcccGCGGGGGAACTGTGCCGGGCGCCTGGCTGTGCCTGATGGCGCTGTTGCAGCTGCTGGGCTCGGCGCCGCGGGGCTCGGGGCTGGCGCACGGCCGCCGCCTCATCTGCTGGCAGGCGCTGCTGCAGTGCCAGGGGGAGCCGGAGTGCAGCTACGCCTACAACCAGTACGCCGAGGCGTGCGCGCCGGTGCTGGCGCAGCACGCCGGGGGCGACACGCCgggggccgccgccgccgctgccgccgccttCCCGGCCTCGGCCGCCGCCTTCTCGTCGCGCTGGCGCTGCCCGAGCCACTGTATCTCGGCCCTGATTCAGCTCAACCACACGCGCCGCGGGCCCGCCCTGGAGGACTGTGACTGCGCACAGGACGAAAACTGCAAGTCCACCAAGCGCGCCATTGAGCCGTGCCTGCCCCGGACGAGCAGCGGTGGTGCGGGCGGCCCAGGCGCTGGCGGGGTCATGGGCTGCACCGAGGCCCGGCGGCGCTGCGACCGCGACAGCCGCTGCAACCTGGCGCTCAGCCGCTACCTTACCTACTGCGGCAAACTCTTCAACGGGCTGCGCTGCACCGACGAGTGTCGCACAGTCATCAAGGACATGCTGGCCGTGCCGAAGGCGGCGCTGCTCAACGACTGCGTGTGCGACGGCCTCGAGCGGCCCATCTGTGAGTCGGTCAAGGAGAACATGGACCGTCTGTGCTTCGGTGCCGAGCTGGGAAACGGCCCGGGCAGCAGCGGCTCGGACGGGGGCCTGGACGACTACTACGACGAGGACTACGACGACGAGCAGCGCGCCGGGGGCGCCGGCGGCGAGCAGCCGCTGGACGACGACGACGGCGTCCCGCACCCGCCACGCCCGGGCGGCGGCGCTGCTGCGGCGGGCGGCCGTGGGGACCTGCCTTACGGGTCCGGGCGCAGTTGCGGCGGCGGCCGCTCGGCGCCCCGAGGCACCTGGACCCTGGTCGCCTCCATCTTGCTGCTGTTGCTCGGGCCGCTCTTTTAG